In the genome of Pseudomonas bubulae, one region contains:
- a CDS encoding lipopolysaccharide kinase InaA family protein: MRLSELLKAGRAPGLPLSIELADAAGPAQLQLLTLLRVLPGQRYVGAGVWRGRTVLAKMMVGNKAARNFQRELTGVRLLAEQGLTTPQLLADGLQEGEGGWLLFEYLEGAQSLGDAWDAVASLPVLADEQVAVLAEALTAIGQMHRKGLWQEDLHLDNLLRQDGKLYLIDGAGICVEEAGKPLSRQKVLENLGVFFAQLPKSLEPFIEELLVHYLLSNGEHALPLEALLKQVEKVRAWRLNDFLNKVGRDCSLFSVHRGAFALRAVLREEEPAMLPVLARADALLDQGHLYKTGGAASVGKVEVAGRMLVVKRYNIKGFAHWLKRFWRPSRAWHSWCEGNRLAFLGIATPKPLALLETRFLWLRGKAYLVTEYLPGPDIIERFAPYVEHGNAPEAELVALEQLFADLIRERISHGDLKGHNVFWDDGRWALIDLDSMCQHRSSSSFASAYARDRARFMRNWPVGSALYQVIDGRLPTNPD; the protein is encoded by the coding sequence ATGCGTTTGTCCGAACTGCTGAAGGCTGGCCGTGCGCCAGGCTTGCCGCTGAGTATCGAACTGGCCGACGCAGCAGGGCCTGCGCAATTGCAACTGCTGACCTTGCTGCGGGTATTGCCGGGCCAGCGTTATGTCGGTGCCGGGGTGTGGCGCGGGCGTACCGTGCTGGCCAAGATGATGGTCGGCAACAAGGCTGCGCGCAACTTTCAGCGCGAGCTGACCGGGGTGCGTCTGCTGGCTGAACAAGGCTTGACCACGCCGCAACTGCTGGCCGATGGCTTGCAGGAAGGTGAGGGGGGCTGGTTGCTGTTCGAGTACCTGGAGGGCGCTCAGAGCTTGGGCGATGCCTGGGATGCAGTCGCGTCGTTGCCGGTGCTGGCTGATGAACAAGTGGCCGTACTTGCCGAGGCTTTGACTGCCATCGGGCAGATGCACCGCAAGGGTCTGTGGCAGGAAGACCTGCATCTGGACAACCTGTTGCGTCAGGACGGCAAGCTGTATTTGATCGATGGTGCAGGCATCTGTGTCGAAGAGGCAGGCAAACCGCTGTCGCGGCAAAAAGTGCTGGAAAACCTCGGCGTGTTTTTTGCCCAGTTGCCCAAAAGCCTTGAGCCGTTTATCGAAGAATTACTCGTGCACTACCTGCTGAGCAACGGCGAGCATGCCTTGCCGCTTGAAGCGCTGCTCAAGCAGGTCGAGAAAGTCCGTGCCTGGCGCCTGAATGACTTTTTAAACAAGGTTGGCCGTGATTGCTCATTGTTCAGCGTGCACCGCGGGGCGTTTGCCTTGCGTGCCGTCCTGCGCGAAGAAGAGCCGGCGATGTTGCCCGTTTTGGCCAGGGCTGATGCGTTGCTTGATCAGGGGCATCTGTACAAGACCGGTGGCGCGGCGAGTGTCGGCAAGGTTGAAGTGGCGGGCCGCATGCTGGTGGTCAAGCGCTATAACATCAAGGGCTTTGCCCACTGGCTCAAACGTTTCTGGCGCCCGAGCCGGGCCTGGCATTCATGGTGTGAAGGCAATCGTCTGGCGTTTTTGGGGATTGCCACGCCCAAGCCATTGGCGCTGCTGGAAACTCGGTTTTTGTGGTTGCGGGGCAAGGCGTACCTGGTGACCGAGTACTTGCCAGGGCCGGACATCATCGAGCGCTTTGCGCCCTATGTTGAGCACGGTAATGCGCCCGAAGCCGAGCTGGTGGCACTGGAGCAGCTGTTTGCCGACTTGATCCGCGAGCGTATCAGCCACGGTGACCTCAAGGGCCATAACGTGTTCTGGGATGACGGGCGCTGGGCGCTGATTGATCTGGATTCGATGTGCCAGCATCGCTCATCGAGCAGCTTCGCTTCAGCGTACGCCCGCGATCGTGCACGCTTTATGCGCAACTGGCCGGTGGGCAGTGCGTTGTATCAGGTGATTGACGGGCGATTGCCGACAAACCCTGACTGA
- a CDS encoding lipopolysaccharide kinase InaA family protein produces the protein MTDFMADADRALLERNGLADFDALWAVQLEAVDEPNTSGGGWSSVFRMDLEGQGYYLKRQSNYLTRTLHSPLGEPSFAREFRNIQRYKHIGIPALEAVFFGERKVPGERRAVLMTRALDGWNDLDSLLDQWPQLTTEQQQAILRECGQLARRLHAARQVHGCFYPKHIFLQADGAGGYRAQLIDLEKTRPLLLGQRDRVKDIEPLLRRADVWSEAEVRALLAAYLEQPVDSSLVDAWLTRLYVRRNQKGGR, from the coding sequence ATGACAGACTTTATGGCAGACGCCGACCGGGCATTGCTTGAGCGCAATGGCCTGGCTGACTTTGATGCCCTGTGGGCCGTGCAGCTGGAAGCGGTGGACGAGCCCAATACCAGTGGTGGTGGCTGGAGTAGCGTGTTTCGCATGGATCTTGAAGGTCAGGGCTATTACCTCAAGCGTCAGAGCAATTACCTTACGCGCACGCTGCACAGTCCGCTGGGCGAGCCGAGTTTTGCCCGCGAATTCCGTAATATTCAGCGCTATAAGCACATAGGTATTCCTGCGCTGGAAGCGGTGTTTTTTGGTGAGCGAAAAGTGCCGGGCGAGCGTCGTGCAGTGCTGATGACCCGTGCGCTGGACGGTTGGAATGACCTCGATTCGCTGCTCGATCAATGGCCGCAACTGACCACAGAGCAGCAGCAGGCGATTTTGCGCGAATGCGGCCAATTGGCTCGTCGGCTTCACGCTGCGCGGCAGGTGCATGGTTGTTTTTACCCCAAGCATATCTTCCTGCAGGCCGATGGCGCGGGGGGGTATCGCGCTCAATTGATCGATCTGGAAAAAACCCGGCCCTTGTTGCTGGGCCAGCGGGACAGGGTCAAGGACATTGAGCCGTTGTTGCGTCGGGCCGATGTCTGGAGCGAAGCAGAGGTGCGCGCCTTGCTCGCTGCTTATCTGGAACAGCCCGTCGACAGTTCCTTGGTCGATGCCTGGCTGACGCGACTGTATGTGCGGCGCAATCAAAAAGGGGGGCGCTGA
- a CDS encoding lipopolysaccharide kinase InaA family protein: protein MAGWNLEPAYSALASDFGSLEAVFALQGEHLTRDPLSEVIRVQRDGVNYYVKRYTGAGKGLRRYLGRPRVKSEWQNLKRFAKWGIPTAEVVAWGLERSGFAYSRGAMITRELPNTRDLSELADNHDPLLKDRAWVDCVSRQLARYTKTMHDHRFTHNDLKWRNLLIDEQPKLFLIDCPNGDFWRGFWLKYRITKDLACLDKVAKYHLSYTQRLRFYFQYTGRTTLNAADKERVRHIVRFFEGRE, encoded by the coding sequence ATGGCGGGTTGGAATCTGGAACCTGCTTACAGTGCGTTGGCGTCTGATTTTGGCAGTCTGGAGGCAGTATTTGCCTTGCAGGGGGAGCATCTGACGCGCGATCCGCTATCGGAAGTCATCCGTGTGCAGCGCGATGGCGTGAATTATTACGTCAAGCGCTACACCGGGGCCGGCAAGGGCCTGCGCCGTTATCTGGGCCGCCCGCGGGTCAAGTCCGAATGGCAGAACCTCAAGCGCTTCGCCAAGTGGGGTATCCCCACGGCCGAGGTGGTGGCTTGGGGCCTTGAACGCAGTGGGTTCGCCTACTCCCGTGGCGCCATGATCACCCGCGAACTGCCCAATACCCGGGATTTGTCAGAGTTGGCGGACAACCATGATCCGCTGCTCAAGGATCGTGCCTGGGTAGATTGTGTCAGCCGTCAGTTGGCGCGTTATACCAAGACCATGCATGACCATCGCTTTACCCATAACGACCTGAAATGGCGCAATTTGCTGATCGATGAGCAGCCCAAGCTGTTTTTGATCGATTGCCCCAACGGCGATTTCTGGCGCGGCTTCTGGCTCAAATACCGCATCACCAAAGACCTGGCGTGCCTCGATAAAGTGGCCAAGTACCATTTGTCCTACACCCAGCGTTTGCGTTTCTATTTTCAATACACCGGGCGCACGACGCTCAATGCGGCGGATAAGGAACGTGTCCGTCATATCGTGCGTTTTTTCGAGGGCCGGGAATGA
- the rfaP gene encoding lipopolysaccharide core heptose(I) kinase RfaP yields the protein MKLILAEPFKSLWAGRDAFTEVERLEGEVYRELEGRRTLRTEVDGRGFFVKIHRGIGWGEVFKNLLTAKLPVLGAGQEWRAIKRLHEVGVPTMTAVAYGEKGNNPAAQHSFIITEELAPTVSLEDFSLNWVKQPPQPRLKHALIAEVARMTGMMHRAGVNHRDCYICHFLLHTDKPVTADNFRLSVIDLHRAQTRAVISKRWRNKDLAALYFSALDIGLTQRDKLRFLRGYFQMPLRQILREEARLLAWLEGKANKLYERKQRYGDAL from the coding sequence ATGAAACTGATTCTTGCCGAACCGTTCAAGAGCTTGTGGGCAGGGCGCGATGCGTTCACCGAAGTCGAGCGTCTGGAAGGCGAGGTTTACCGCGAACTGGAAGGCCGGCGTACCTTGCGTACCGAAGTCGACGGGCGCGGTTTCTTTGTGAAAATCCACCGTGGCATTGGCTGGGGTGAAGTGTTCAAGAACCTGCTGACGGCCAAGCTGCCAGTTCTTGGCGCCGGCCAGGAGTGGCGGGCGATCAAGCGCCTGCACGAAGTGGGTGTGCCGACCATGACGGCCGTGGCTTACGGCGAAAAGGGCAACAACCCGGCAGCCCAGCATTCCTTCATCATCACCGAAGAACTGGCGCCGACGGTCAGCCTCGAAGACTTCAGCCTCAACTGGGTCAAGCAGCCACCGCAGCCCAGGCTCAAGCATGCGCTGATCGCTGAAGTGGCGCGCATGACCGGCATGATGCACCGTGCCGGGGTCAACCACCGTGACTGCTATATCTGCCATTTCTTGCTGCACACCGACAAACCGGTGACCGCAGACAACTTCCGCCTGTCGGTGATCGATCTGCACCGCGCCCAGACTCGCGCCGTGATCAGTAAGCGCTGGCGCAACAAGGATCTGGCGGCACTGTATTTCTCGGCCCTGGATATCGGCCTGACCCAGCGGGACAAACTGCGCTTCCTGCGCGGTTACTTCCAGATGCCCCTGCGCCAGATCCTGCGCGAAGAAGCCCGCCTGCTGGCGTGGCTCGAAGGCAAGGCGAACAAACTCTACGAACGCAAACAGCGTTATGGAGATGCACTGTAA
- a CDS encoding glycosyltransferase family 4 protein: MQLAFVLYKYFPFGGLQRDFMRIALECQKRGHQIRVYTMIWEGDIPPGFEVLVAPVKAFHNHTRNEKMLAWMQADLAKRPVDRLIGFNKMPGLDVYYAADGCFEDKAQNLRHSFYRFFKRYKHFAEYERAVFAKDAKTEILMISEVQQPLFIKHYDTPLERFHLLPPGIALDRRAPDNAAEIRAEFRREFNLADDDLLLVQIGSGFKTKGVDRSLKALAALPGELKKRTKLFVIGQDDPKVFQLQSATLGLGDHVQFLKGRSDIPRFLLGADLLIHPAYNENTGTVLLEALVAGLPVLVSAVCGYAHYISDADCGRVLDEPFEQAQLNEYLTHMLSDDTARAAWSRNGLAYAQTADLYSMPQHAADVILAEQH; encoded by the coding sequence ATGCAACTGGCTTTTGTGCTGTACAAATACTTTCCGTTTGGTGGGCTGCAACGGGATTTCATGCGCATTGCGCTGGAATGCCAGAAGCGCGGCCATCAAATCCGCGTCTACACCATGATCTGGGAAGGCGATATCCCGCCCGGATTCGAAGTGCTGGTGGCGCCGGTCAAGGCGTTCCACAACCATACCCGCAATGAAAAAATGCTCGCCTGGATGCAGGCCGATCTGGCCAAGCGCCCGGTAGACCGGCTCATCGGCTTCAACAAGATGCCGGGGCTGGACGTGTACTACGCGGCGGACGGCTGCTTTGAAGACAAGGCGCAAAACCTGCGTCATTCGTTTTATCGCTTCTTCAAACGCTACAAGCACTTTGCCGAGTACGAGCGCGCGGTGTTCGCCAAGGACGCCAAGACTGAAATCCTGATGATTTCCGAAGTCCAGCAGCCGCTGTTCATCAAACACTACGACACCCCGCTGGAGCGTTTCCATCTGCTGCCACCGGGTATCGCCCTGGATCGCCGCGCGCCGGACAATGCCGCCGAGATTCGCGCCGAGTTCCGACGTGAATTCAATCTGGCAGACGACGACTTGCTGCTGGTGCAGATTGGCTCGGGCTTCAAGACCAAGGGTGTGGATCGCAGCCTCAAAGCGCTGGCGGCCTTGCCGGGTGAGCTCAAAAAACGTACGAAATTGTTTGTAATCGGCCAGGACGACCCCAAAGTCTTTCAATTGCAGAGTGCCACTTTGGGTTTGGGCGATCATGTGCAGTTCCTCAAGGGGCGCAGTGATATCCCGCGCTTCCTGCTGGGCGCCGATTTGCTGATTCATCCGGCCTACAACGAAAACACCGGCACTGTATTGCTTGAGGCACTGGTAGCCGGTTTGCCGGTGCTGGTCAGCGCTGTTTGCGGCTACGCCCATTACATCAGCGACGCCGATTGCGGTCGGGTACTGGACGAGCCGTTCGAGCAGGCGCAACTCAATGAATACCTGACACACATGTTGTCCGACGACACTGCGCGCGCGGCCTGGAGCCGAAACGGCCTGGCCTACGCGCAGACGGCCGACCTCTACAGCATGCCGCAGCACGCTGCGGATGTGATTCTGGCGGAGCAACACTGA
- the waaC gene encoding lipopolysaccharide heptosyltransferase I, producing the protein MRVLLVKTSSLGDVIHALPALTDAARAIPGITFDWVVEEGFAEIPTWHPAVGKVIPVAIRRWRKNIWQTLKSGEWSRFKQSLRAEKYDLVIDAQGLVKSAWLTRYVKAPVAGLDKDSAREPLASRFYQRRLAVARGQHAVERLRQLFAVALGYDLPKGLGDYGLDVEKLVELPRKKPFVLFLHGTTWDTKHWPEVYWRDLAQRMGHLGVEVRLPWGNPAEKARAERIANGLNNAVVLPKLNLAGVAKVLASASACVAVDTGLGHLAAALDVPTISLFGPTNPGLTGAYGKVQIHLASDFPCAPCLQKKCTYTPTAQDQQRFDLKNEWPLCFTRLNPERVASRLSTLLLAEELR; encoded by the coding sequence GTGCGCGTTCTGTTGGTCAAAACTTCATCCCTCGGGGATGTGATCCATGCCTTGCCGGCGCTGACCGATGCGGCGCGGGCGATTCCGGGCATCACCTTTGACTGGGTTGTGGAGGAGGGCTTTGCCGAAATCCCGACCTGGCACCCCGCGGTGGGCAAGGTGATTCCGGTGGCGATCCGCCGCTGGCGCAAAAATATCTGGCAGACCCTCAAGAGCGGCGAGTGGAGCCGCTTCAAGCAAAGCCTGCGCGCCGAAAAATACGACCTGGTGATCGACGCTCAGGGCCTGGTGAAAAGTGCCTGGTTGACCCGCTACGTGAAAGCCCCGGTTGCCGGGCTGGATAAAGACTCTGCCCGTGAGCCGTTGGCCAGCCGCTTTTACCAGCGCCGCCTGGCGGTAGCCCGCGGGCAGCACGCGGTTGAGCGTCTGCGTCAGTTGTTCGCGGTCGCGCTGGGCTACGACCTGCCCAAAGGGCTGGGCGATTACGGCCTGGATGTCGAAAAACTGGTTGAGCTGCCGCGCAAAAAGCCCTTCGTGCTGTTTTTGCATGGCACCACCTGGGACACCAAGCACTGGCCCGAAGTCTATTGGCGCGATCTGGCCCAGCGCATGGGCCATCTGGGCGTCGAAGTGCGCCTGCCGTGGGGCAATCCGGCTGAAAAAGCCCGGGCCGAACGCATTGCCAATGGCTTGAATAATGCCGTGGTACTGCCCAAATTGAATCTGGCCGGGGTCGCCAAGGTACTGGCCAGTGCCAGTGCCTGCGTGGCAGTCGACACCGGGTTAGGGCATTTGGCCGCTGCACTGGATGTGCCGACCATTTCTTTGTTCGGGCCTACCAATCCGGGCCTGACCGGGGCCTATGGCAAGGTGCAAATCCACCTGGCCAGCGATTTTCCGTGTGCGCCATGCCTGCAGAAAAAATGCACCTACACTCCGACTGCACAGGATCAGCAGCGGTTTGATCTGAAAAACGAGTGGCCACTGTGCTTCACCCGTTTGAACCCTGAGCGTGTCGCGAGTCGATTAAGCACGTTGTTACTGGCTGAGGAACTGCGCTGA
- the waaF gene encoding lipopolysaccharide heptosyltransferase II, which yields MNILIVGPSWVGDMVMAQTLFQCLKQRHPQCEIDVLAPEWSRPILERMPEVRKALSFPLGHGALELATRRKIGKSLKGQYDQAILLPNSLKSALVPFFAGIPKRTGWRGEFRYGLLNDVRKLDKERYPLMIERFMALAYEPGADLPKPYPRPDLQIDPQSRAGALAKFGLELDRPVLALCPGAEFGESKRWPSEHYAKVAEQKIREGWQVWLFGSKNDHGVGEDIRSRLIPGLREESVNLSGETSLAEAIDLLSCADAVVSNDSGLMHVAAALNRPLVAVYGSTSPGFTPPLADKVEIVRLGLDCSPCFDRTCRFGHYNCLRELMPQPVIEALQRLQGSPVEVN from the coding sequence ATGAATATTTTGATCGTTGGGCCCAGCTGGGTCGGTGACATGGTGATGGCGCAGACACTGTTCCAGTGCCTCAAGCAGCGCCACCCGCAGTGCGAAATCGATGTGCTGGCTCCCGAGTGGAGCCGGCCCATCCTTGAGCGCATGCCTGAAGTTCGCAAGGCCTTGAGCTTCCCGCTCGGCCACGGCGCGCTTGAACTGGCCACGCGACGCAAGATCGGCAAGTCCCTCAAGGGCCAATACGATCAGGCAATCTTGTTGCCCAACTCGCTTAAATCGGCCCTGGTGCCATTTTTTGCGGGTATTCCCAAACGTACCGGCTGGCGCGGCGAGTTCCGCTACGGCCTGCTCAACGATGTGCGCAAGCTCGACAAAGAGCGCTACCCGCTGATGATCGAGCGCTTTATGGCCCTGGCCTATGAGCCTGGGGCCGACCTGCCCAAGCCGTACCCGCGCCCTGATTTGCAGATTGACCCGCAAAGCCGTGCCGGCGCACTGGCCAAGTTCGGCCTGGAGCTGGATCGTCCGGTGCTGGCGCTGTGCCCGGGTGCCGAATTTGGCGAGTCTAAGCGCTGGCCGTCCGAGCACTACGCCAAAGTTGCCGAACAAAAGATCCGCGAAGGTTGGCAAGTGTGGCTGTTCGGCTCCAAAAACGATCACGGGGTAGGCGAAGATATCCGTTCGCGCCTGATCCCGGGGCTGCGCGAAGAGTCGGTCAACCTCAGCGGCGAGACCTCACTGGCCGAAGCCATCGACCTGTTGTCCTGTGCAGATGCCGTGGTATCCAACGATTCCGGGCTGATGCATGTGGCCGCTGCGCTGAACCGCCCGCTGGTGGCGGTCTACGGCTCCACTTCGCCAGGTTTTACCCCGCCCTTGGCGGACAAGGTCGAAATTGTGCGGCTGGGCCTCGATTGCAGCCCCTGTTTTGACCGTACCTGCCGTTTTGGCCACTACAATTGCCTGCGCGAACTGATGCCGCAGCCGGTGATTGAAGCCTTGCAGCGTCTGCAGGGTTCACCGGTCGAGGTTAACTAG
- a CDS encoding branched-chain amino acid transaminase, which translates to MSMADRDGVIWYDGKLVPWRDATTHVLTHTLHYGMGVFEGVRAYETPQGAAIFRLQAHTDRLFDSAHIMGMKIPFSKDEINEATRVAVRENNLDSAYIRPMVFYGSEAMGLRATGLKVHVIIAPWSWGAYMGAEALEVGIKVRTSSFTRHHVNISMTRAKANGHYINSMLALQEAISGGADEALLLDPEGFVAEGSGENVFLVKDGVIYTPDVTACLNGITRSTILTLATELGYKFVEKRITRDEVYIADEAFFTGTAAEVTPIREVDGRQIGIGRRGPITEKLQKAYFDLVTGKTTDHPEWRTLVK; encoded by the coding sequence ATGTCGATGGCTGATCGTGATGGTGTGATCTGGTATGACGGCAAGCTGGTGCCGTGGCGTGATGCCACGACCCATGTGCTGACCCATACATTGCACTACGGCATGGGCGTGTTTGAAGGTGTGCGCGCTTACGAAACCCCGCAGGGCGCGGCGATTTTCCGCTTGCAGGCGCACACTGACCGTCTGTTCGATTCGGCCCACATCATGGGCATGAAGATCCCGTTCAGCAAAGACGAAATCAACGAAGCGACCCGCGTAGCGGTGCGTGAAAACAACCTCGACAGCGCCTATATCCGCCCGATGGTGTTCTACGGTTCCGAAGCCATGGGCCTGCGCGCCACCGGCCTCAAGGTGCACGTGATCATCGCCCCCTGGAGCTGGGGTGCCTACATGGGCGCCGAAGCGCTGGAAGTCGGAATCAAGGTGCGTACCAGCTCCTTTACCCGCCATCATGTGAACATCTCCATGACCCGGGCCAAGGCCAACGGCCATTACATCAACTCGATGCTGGCCCTGCAGGAAGCGATTTCCGGCGGAGCCGACGAAGCGCTGTTGCTCGATCCGGAAGGCTTTGTGGCTGAAGGCTCGGGTGAAAACGTATTCCTGGTCAAGGATGGCGTGATCTACACCCCGGACGTGACTGCGTGCCTGAACGGCATTACCCGCAGCACGATCCTGACCCTGGCCACCGAGCTGGGGTACAAGTTTGTTGAAAAACGCATCACCCGCGACGAGGTGTATATCGCCGACGAAGCGTTCTTTACCGGCACTGCCGCTGAAGTGACGCCGATTCGCGAAGTCGACGGGCGTCAAATCGGGATCGGCCGCCGTGGCCCGATCACCGAAAAACTGCAAAAGGCTTACTTTGACCTGGTGACCGGCAAGACTACGGACCATCCAGAGTGGCGTACACTGGTCAAGTAA